Proteins encoded by one window of Gouania willdenowi chromosome 4, fGouWil2.1, whole genome shotgun sequence:
- the LOC114461743 gene encoding regulator of G-protein signaling 21-like → MPKLLFSKVRFYELKDLMPNVKFSRRVKLGLGQKRRKHDIQHLGVRKFNNETKQSLQMDQKLHLTLERLLKDEKYLAAFRSFLKSEFSEENIEFWLECEDFKSSTTTNDLRAKAEKIYEEFIQPAAPREINVDHHIREKIKTSLGNPCTSCFDEAQKHVFLLMESDSCRRFLRSDAFLSLKRKSRTKWYI, encoded by the exons ATGCCCAAACTTCTGTTTTCAAAAGTCCGATTTTATGAACTTAAGGACCTCATGCCAAATGTGAAGTTCTCCAGAAG GGTCAAACTTGGACTTGGCCAGAAACGACGTAAACATGATATTCAGCACCTCGGAGTGAGAAAATTCAACAATGAAACCAAACAAAG TTTGCAGATGGACCAAAAACTTCACCTGACACTGGAAAGATTACTGAAGGATGAAA AGTATTTGGCTGCTTTCCGCTCTTTCCTAAAGTCTGAGTTCAGTGAGGAAAACATTGAGTTCTGGCTCGAATGTGAAGACTTTAAATCATCGACAACAACAAACGACCTTCGCGCGAAAGCGGAGAAGATCTACGAGGAGTTCATCCAGCCTGCGGCGCCCAGGGAG ATCAACGTCGATCACCACATTCGAGAGAAGATCAAGACCTCACTGGGGAACCCGTGCACTTCCTGTTTTGACGAAGCAcaaaaacacgttttcctgCTGATGGAGAGCGACTCATGCCGTAGATTTCTGCGCTCGGATGCGTTTTTGAGTCTGAAACGCAAGTCGCGGACCAAGTGGTACATATAG
- the LOC114461744 gene encoding regulator of G-protein signaling 13-like — translation MRWLIIEALNKQHSIMDRDDRKRNKNIGKNFMCRLQCLFSHSSSSESRLSLEDTQQWSQSLERLLDSKYGLATFCNFLKSEYSDENIEFWLTCEDYKKIKSSFRMSSRAKKIYEQFIKAESPKEINIDYHTREQIKRNVKTPSMHCFDDAQKIVYGLMERDSYPRFLRSDIYRTLLENLAADATKG, via the exons ATGCGCTGGCTAATCATCGAAGCCCTCAACAAGCAGCACTCCATCATGGACAGAGATGACAGGAAGAGAAACAAGAACAT CGGAAAGAACTTCATGTGCCGACTGCAGTGCCTGTTCTCACACTCGTCAAGTTCTGAGAG CAGGCTAAGTTTAGAAGATACCCAACAATGGTCACAGTCACTGGAACGGCTTCTTGACTCCAAAT ATGGGCTGGCCACTTTTTGCAACTTTCTAAAGTCTGAATACAGCGATGAGAACATTGAGTTCTGGCTCACGTGTGAGGACTACAAGAAGATCAAGTCTTCGTTTAGGATGTCATCAAGAGCGAAGAAGATTTATGAGCAATTCATTAAAGCAGAATCCCCAAAGGAG ATCAACATCGACTATCACACACGAGAGCAGATCAAAAGGAACGTCAAGACTCCCAGCATGCACTGCTTTGACGACGCTCAGAAGATCGTTTACGGGCTGATGGAAAGAGACTCGTATCCGCGATTCCTCCGCTCCGACATTTACAGAACTCTCCTGGAAAACCTTGCAGCTGATGCCACCAAGGGATGA